From Xiphophorus couchianus chromosome 4, X_couchianus-1.0, whole genome shotgun sequence, a single genomic window includes:
- the LOC114142506 gene encoding tryptophan 5-hydroxylase 1-like yields MSTDAAEATKAKMPDKLEPTKGKSHDSDKKVDNKVTLNGSDGHQDNLMTGQPSNSRNKAATIIFTLKNEVGGLIRALKLFQEKHVHLVHIESRKSKRRDSDFEIFINCDSKHEQLKELTELLRTHTDIVEMTPSGSSSLLHDGLESVPWFPTRISDLNLCANRVLMYGSELDADHPGFKDQIYRKRRKYFADLAMNFKHGDQIPRIDYTAEEVRTWGVVFQELNKLYPSHACKEYLKNLPLLTRYCKYSENNIPQLEDVSRFLMERSGFSIRPVAGYLSPRDFLAGLAFRVFHCTQYVRHGSEPLYTPEPDTCHEVLGHVPLLAEPSFAQFSQELGLASLGASDEDVQKLATCYFFTVEFGLCKQDGGLRAYGAGLLSSASELKHALSGEANIRPFDPVVTCNQECMITTFQDIYFVAESFEEAKNKMREFAKTLKRPFTVNYNPYTQSVDVLRDTSNINNMVKDIRHELDIVEDALRRLGKLQRD; encoded by the exons ATGTCTACTGATGCAGCGGAAGCAACAAAAGCCAAGATGCCAGATAAACTGGAGCCAACTAAAGGAAAGTCACATGATTCTGACAAGAAGGTCGACAATAAG GTAACACTGAATGGAAGTGATGGACACCAGGACAACCTCATGACTGGACAGCCAAGCAACTCCAGAAACAAAGCAGCAACTATTATATTCACACTGAAGAATGAAGTGGGGGGGCTGATCAGAGCTCTGAAACTTTTCCAG GAAAAACACGTCCATCTGGTTCACATTGAGTCTCGCAAGTCCAAACGGAGAGATTCAGACTTTGAGATCTTCATAAACTGTGATTCAAAGCATGAACAACTGAAGGAGCTGACCGAGCTGCTGAGGACACACACCGACATAGTGGAAATGACTCCGTCTGGAAGCTCTTCTTTACTACATGATG GTTTGGAAAGTGTTCCCTGGTTTCCTACAAGGATTTCGGATTTGAATCTGTGCGCCAACAGGGTTTTAATGTACGGCTCTGAATTAGATGCAGATCACCCG GGATTTAAAGACCAAATTTACCGTAAAAGGAGGAAGTATTTTGCTGATTTGGCTATGAACTTCAAACA TGGTGATCAGATTCCTCGTATCGACTACACGGCAGAGGAGGTGCGGACCTGGGGCGTGGTGTTTCAGGAGCTTAACAAGCTGTATCCCAGCCATGCCTGCAAGGAGTATCTGAAGAATCTTCCTCTGCTGACCAGATACTGTAAATACAGTGAGAACAACATCCCTCAGTTGGAGGATGTGTCACGCTTCCTCATGG AGCGCTCAGGTTTCAGCATCCGGCCGGTAGCAGGCTACCTCTCTCCAAGAGATTTCCTAGCAGGGCTCGCTTTCAGGGTGTTCCACTGCACTCAGTATGTCCGTCATGGCTCAGAGCCTTTGTACACACCTGAACC GGACACATGCCATGAGGTGTTGGGCCACGTTCCTCTCCTGGCAGAGCCCAGCTTCGCTCAGTTCTCCCAAGAGCTTGGTTTAGCATCACTTGGCGCTTCAGATGAAGACGTGCAGAAACTTGCCACA TGTTATTTCTTCACGGTGGAGTTCGGCCTGTGTAAGCAGGATGGAGGCCTGAGAGCCTATGGAGCTGGACTCCTCTCCTCAGCTAGTGAACTCAAG CATGCTCTGTCTGGGGAGGCCAACATCCGCCCGTTCGATCCCGTGGTAACCTGCAACCAGGAGTGCATGATAACCACATTCCAAGATATTTACTTTGTGGCTGAAAGTTTCGAAGAAGCCAAGAACAAAATGAg GGAGTTTGCCAAAACCCTTAAGCGTCCATTCACAGTGAACTACAACCCCTACACTCAGAGTGTGGACGTTCTGAGGGACACCTCCAACATCAACAACATGGTGAAAGATATCCGGCATGAGCTGGACATTGTTGAAGATGCCTTGCGTCGTCTCGGCAAACTCCAGAGAGACTGA